A stretch of Stigmatopora argus isolate UIUO_Sarg chromosome 22, RoL_Sarg_1.0, whole genome shotgun sequence DNA encodes these proteins:
- the p2rx1 gene encoding P2X purinoceptor 1 gives MQRSTDWKSKTERQEGRERKGERAKREKVKSSLKALSTFFEKREKAEGRRPPLLSRGKEALPGGVNHLKMKSQVTNALSDFFFEYETPRQVLVRNRRVGVVCRLIQLGVLAYIIGWVFIYEKGYQSTDTAVSSVFTKMKGVGYTNVNGEERVWDVADYVFPPQGDSSFVVMTNYIITEGQKMGTCPELPGKHNCSSDADCERGTFKRTGHGHMTGVCNNSTETCEVLSWCPVENDHNIPDPPLLMSAENYTLFIKNSVTFPVFGVSRSNLVEGIDAKYISKCLHNPKDAPLCPIFKLGDIVKESGFKFETIAKVGAAIGIVVDWTCNFDVDVKHCKPKYNFHGLYGNPAEKDKARASVGYNFRYAKHYLEDKVQKRTLLKVFGIRIDIIVQSLARKFDIIPTFTAIGSGVGIFGVATVVCDLVLLYLLPKREFYKNMKFKHTDNHGGQHDSESLALDTSSVYYNEEAKEGAGQGQDAAPSNDPDSEAHTETEVSIVRIFSFSLSYLLRKMATSK, from the exons ATGCAAAGATCCACAGACTGGAAGAGCAAGACGGAGCGTCAGGAAGGGCGGGAGAGAAAAGGAGAGAGAGCGAAGAGAGAGAAAGTCAAGAGTTCTCTTAAAGCCCTTTCCACGTTCTTTGAGAAACGGGAGAAGGCGGAAGGGAGAAGACCTCCGCTGCTGTCGAGAGGAAAGGAAGCCCTGCCCGGTGGGGTCAACCACCTTAAAATGAAAAGCCAAGTCACCAACGCCCTCTCGGACTTTTTCTTCGAGTATGAGACGCCGCGACAAGTGCTGGTCAGGAACAGGAGAGTGGGAGTGGTGTGCCGCCTCATCCAGCTGGGGGTCTTGGCTTACATCATCGG GTGGGTGTTTATCTACGAGAAAGGCTACCAGTCCACGGACACGGCCGTCAGCTCGGTTTTCACCAAAATGAAAGGAGTGGGCTACACCAACGTGAACGGAGAGGAGAGAGTGTGGGACGTGGCCGACTATGTCTTCCCACCGCAG GGAGATTCATCGTTTGTGGTGATGACTAATTACATTATAACAGAAGGTCAAAAGATGGGAACGTGTCCTGAG CTCCCGGGAAAGCACAACTGCAGCTCAGACGCCGACTGCGAAAGAGGAACTTTCAAACGTACGGGACACG gaCACATGACTGGCGTGTGTAATAATTCAACGGAGACTTGCGAGGTTCTCTCTTGGTGCCCCGTTGAGAATGATCACAACATACCAGA CCCTCCGCTGTTGATGTCGGCAGAGAACTATACGCTGTTCATCAAGAATTCTGTGACATTTCCCGTATTTGGTGtttcaag GAGTAACCTAGTGGAGGGAATTGATGCCAAGTACATCagcaaatgtcttcacaatccAAAAGATGCTCCTTTGTGTCCTATCTTCAAACTAGGGGACATTGTCAAGGAGTCTGGCTTTAAATTTGAAACTATTGCCAAAGTG ggaGCAGCCATCGGCATCGTGGTGGACTGGACGTGCAACTTTGACGTGGACGTAAAACACTGTAAACCAAAATACAACTTCCATGGCTTGTACGGAAACCCTGCAGAGAAAGACAAGGCCAGGGCATCAGTTGGTTACAACTTTAG GTATGCAAAACATTACCTGGAGGACAAGGTACAGAAACGAACACTACTAAAAGTGTTTGGCATCAGAATAGACATTATTGTGCAATCATTG GCCAGAAAATTTGACATCATCCCAACTTTTACGGCAATAGGCTCTGGGGTTGGCATTTTTGGAGTG GCCACTGTTGTCTGCGATCTGGTGCTGCTGTACTTACTCCCAAAACGAGAATTTTACAAGAACATGAAATTCAAACACACAGACAACCACGGCGGACAG cACGACAGCGAGTCGCTGGCTTTAGACACGAGCAGCGTCTATTACAACGAGGAAGCCAAAGAAGGCGCAGGCCAAGGCCAAGACGCCGCTCCTTCAAAT GACCCCGATTCAGAGGCTCACACAGAGACAGAGGTATCCATAGTAAGAATTTTCAGCTTTTCCCTTTCTTACTTACTCAGAAAAATGGCTACTagtaaataa